From Paenibacillus sp. GP183, one genomic window encodes:
- a CDS encoding NAD/NADP transhydrogenase alpha subunit, whose product MKCIAVYTNNFEVFSDIYEQIINTPFKDNEEREIEGVTVSEAGEVPQNYIDRMKIKPEVVVMKVKEKDITILQHKHIFEIFLPEKEKALQS is encoded by the coding sequence ATGAAATGCATCGCAGTGTATACGAACAATTTTGAGGTATTTTCCGATATTTATGAGCAGATCATCAATACGCCTTTTAAAGATAACGAAGAGAGGGAAATCGAGGGTGTGACGGTCAGTGAAGCTGGCGAAGTGCCGCAAAACTACATAGACCGGATGAAAATCAAACCAGAAGTCGTTGTGATGAAGGTCAAGGAAAAGGATATTACCATCCTCCAGCACAAGCACATCTTCGAAATCTTTTTGCCGGAAAAAGAAAAGGCATTACAATCCTAA
- the nth gene encoding endonuclease III — protein MTRKQVRYILDVIGEVFPDAHCELTHSNPFELTIAVLLSAQATDETVNKVTPALFQKYKLPEDYLSVSLEELQHDIRRIGLFRNKASNIQKLCQLLIDKHNGQIPKTHESLVELPGVGRKTANVVVSTAFGVPAIAVDTHVERVSKRLGLAGWDDSVLEVEKKLMKAVPREEWTLTHHRFIFFGRYHCKAQNPQCEICPLLDICREGKKRMKASISRKTSSSKKTDEL, from the coding sequence ATGACTCGGAAGCAGGTAAGGTATATACTAGATGTAATCGGTGAAGTGTTCCCGGATGCGCATTGCGAATTAACGCACAGCAATCCGTTTGAATTGACCATTGCCGTACTGCTGTCAGCTCAAGCTACGGACGAAACCGTTAATAAAGTAACGCCGGCTTTGTTTCAAAAATATAAGCTTCCCGAGGATTATTTGTCTGTTTCTTTAGAAGAACTGCAACACGATATTCGGCGAATCGGACTGTTCCGCAATAAAGCAAGTAATATTCAAAAGCTGTGCCAACTGTTGATTGACAAGCATAACGGACAAATACCGAAGACGCATGAGTCACTGGTTGAGCTGCCCGGAGTTGGAAGGAAGACGGCCAATGTTGTCGTATCCACCGCTTTTGGAGTTCCAGCGATTGCGGTTGATACTCATGTGGAGAGAGTTTCCAAAAGGCTGGGATTAGCCGGATGGGACGATTCGGTGCTTGAAGTCGAGAAAAAGCTGATGAAGGCCGTGCCGCGAGAGGAATGGACGCTGACACATCATCGATTCATCTTTTTTGGCAGATATCACTGTAAAGCGCAAAACCCGCAATGTGAAATTTGTCCTCTTCTGGACATATGCAGAGAAGGCAAAAAGCGTATGAAAGCAAGCATTTCCAGAAAGACTAGCTCAAGTAAGAAAACAGATGAACTATGA
- a CDS encoding ABC transporter ATP-binding protein, whose translation MEVFKQLKSFYWPERKLLFASIFCLMMTTALGLVYPNLLRYLIDEVITKRRFEVVPMLSLLVIGVVSVKAMFQFFHGFTGGRIGNKVAFSLRNELYNKLQYLSFQYYDQARTGDLMSRLTADLEGIRQFIGFGFAQILNVFLMLTFGMAMMFTISWQLTLITMSAMPFLAFTAIRFEGKIHPAFRMVRQSMSTMTTAVQENITGVRTVKSFAREPHEVDKFSIRNNDFRTNNISTASIWAKYFPVMEVLANLSVVILLGAGGYMVIQSKLTLGELVAFFSLIWYIIGPMWGLGFHINNFTQAKASGEKILEILHQYVHVKDGAQASDLSSSDVKGHVVFDHVTFAYTEQQPSLFDFSVDAPVGSVIGLLGGTGSGKTTVVNLLMRAYNVKEGAILLDGVDIRNIKVESLRQQVATVFQETFLFSSTIRNNISYGRKNVSMDEIIRAAKLAKAHDFIMELPEGYDTIVGERGLGLSGGQKQRIAIARALIKDPKILILDDATSAVDMETEHQIQSGFKEVMQGRTTFIIAHRISSLKHADEIIVLDRGRIVQRGKHQELLEQAGPYLDTYNIQYSDQPNKVNQLPLSERRLAN comes from the coding sequence GTGGAAGTGTTTAAGCAGTTAAAATCTTTTTATTGGCCTGAACGAAAGCTGTTGTTCGCCTCAATATTTTGTTTGATGATGACAACGGCGTTAGGCCTGGTCTACCCGAATTTACTTCGTTATTTGATTGATGAAGTGATCACGAAGCGTAGATTCGAAGTGGTACCCATGCTTTCCCTGCTTGTGATAGGCGTGGTTTCCGTCAAAGCAATGTTTCAATTTTTTCATGGATTTACCGGGGGGCGTATTGGTAATAAAGTAGCTTTCAGCTTGAGGAATGAACTCTATAACAAGCTTCAATACTTATCATTTCAATATTACGATCAAGCGAGAACAGGGGATCTGATGTCCCGATTGACTGCAGATCTGGAAGGCATTCGTCAGTTTATCGGCTTTGGTTTTGCCCAAATTCTTAACGTCTTCCTGATGCTGACATTCGGGATGGCCATGATGTTCACCATCAGTTGGCAGTTAACGCTTATAACCATGTCAGCCATGCCATTTCTGGCTTTTACGGCTATTCGCTTCGAGGGCAAAATTCATCCGGCTTTCCGGATGGTGCGGCAATCCATGAGCACGATGACTACAGCCGTTCAAGAAAATATTACGGGTGTGCGCACAGTTAAATCCTTTGCCAGAGAGCCGCACGAAGTTGATAAGTTTTCGATTCGCAATAACGATTTCAGAACGAATAATATCAGTACGGCCAGCATTTGGGCCAAATATTTTCCTGTCATGGAAGTACTCGCTAATCTAAGTGTTGTCATTTTGCTGGGCGCGGGCGGATACATGGTCATCCAGAGTAAATTGACGCTCGGTGAGCTTGTTGCTTTTTTCAGTTTAATTTGGTACATCATTGGCCCCATGTGGGGACTCGGATTTCATATCAACAACTTTACGCAAGCCAAAGCTTCAGGTGAAAAAATTCTCGAAATTCTTCATCAATATGTCCATGTCAAGGATGGAGCCCAAGCATCTGATCTGAGCAGCTCGGATGTGAAAGGGCATGTTGTTTTCGATCACGTTACTTTTGCTTATACAGAACAACAGCCATCTTTGTTTGATTTTTCAGTGGATGCTCCAGTCGGATCAGTCATTGGGTTGCTGGGAGGTACCGGCTCTGGAAAAACTACGGTCGTTAACCTTTTAATGAGAGCCTACAATGTAAAAGAAGGCGCAATCCTGCTGGATGGCGTGGATATTCGAAATATTAAGGTTGAGAGCCTGCGCCAGCAAGTAGCTACCGTTTTTCAGGAAACCTTCCTGTTCTCTTCCACTATTCGCAATAACATATCCTATGGACGCAAAAATGTATCCATGGACGAAATTATTCGTGCTGCCAAGCTGGCTAAAGCGCATGATTTTATCATGGAGCTGCCTGAAGGCTACGACACGATCGTAGGTGAGCGCGGTCTCGGGCTTTCCGGTGGACAAAAGCAGCGGATTGCAATTGCTCGAGCGTTGATTAAAGATCCGAAAATTCTCATTTTGGACGATGCTACCAGCGCCGTAGATATGGAGACCGAGCACCAGATTCAATCCGGCTTTAAGGAAGTTATGCAAGGCCGCACGACCTTTATTATTGCCCATAGAATATCCTCGCTGAAGCACGCGGATGAGATCATCGTGCTCGATCGCGGACGGATAGTGCAAAGAGGGAAGCATCAAGAACTGCTTGAGCAGGCGGGCCCTTATCTGGACACCTATAACATTCAATATTCGGACCAACCGAACAAAGTAAATCAATTACCTCTTTCAGAAAGAAGGTTAGCCAATTGA
- a CDS encoding S-layer homology domain-containing protein, with protein sequence MKKQKIAKVLLSTMIVVGAAASPVYAQSTTDTPITTTTTVASTVKLKFPDVKSTYWGARHISKLALEGIIEGYEDGNYRAESSVSQQEVIVMAIRMMGLESEVKALKGTTVFPDYLKVDDFFNGYVAVALNKGLIKLDEEKLLPNNTKTKWGARNASREWVAKITIRAIGQQATADSLASAPTSFTDNSDIAYSNLGYINSAVSLKIVDGFEDGSFKPGGAVTRAQMAAFLSRSQKNLASLPARAVKGYLNSLTSGSISIMDKNGDISNYTLSNDTVFYGNKNDDTIVPSSIQPSYEVSLIQVNGTAYFVEVLKDELQMDVQSGTLFKVNLNDLTLTYYSDVVKDYVQKELAADVTVTDKDGRGLSLDSLLKDSIIELKKNKISKSPKITQIVVKQVPINKKAEGTLQVISKSDNKLTLLEASTNSVESFPVSSQAIIASTDNTLINLDGLHVGDTISYDVVNSQIARITVKKQVDVGVTVAGTFQDLNSDKTTINYIKTAGGILSADFLANNVQVVIDGLPNAGLFDLEKGDLVTLEKLNNKVTRITATNRAVANNYFAKIISYDAPTKYLFVQDSKGDPQAYTLTDKTIINYMGTSLPFSNFSSMFTSGKRIDLKVSNGKVISVDYSTQIDGSISQLNVSTNDFAIKTNSGQLLSFKNIYQPAVEIPNKSTSTISDLLVGDPVSITLSYDQNTINKIVVNKSFAYKIAITNTAANKVTVVNDAGALVTYDLTGVPLVNQTSQSAAAITDFTKDEYVKLTFKGSAIAKAEVVTPIRGKITALDAASSSITIQDFSGSNKVISFGANYLLKQNGGNVVSFDALKIGDRVQIMKDASDKLLIQVASSAQRVFSFYDNVLNQLNVLPAASSDKTRFNLYAKVYIHKDTQSMTLGSLAANDSISIYVVDDQIIEIQKQ encoded by the coding sequence ATGAAGAAACAGAAGATTGCTAAAGTACTCTTAAGCACAATGATCGTAGTTGGTGCAGCCGCGAGCCCTGTATACGCACAATCAACCACTGATACACCAATAACAACCACCACAACCGTTGCCAGCACAGTCAAACTAAAGTTCCCTGATGTGAAGTCCACGTATTGGGGAGCCAGGCATATCAGCAAGCTGGCGCTTGAAGGCATTATTGAAGGGTATGAGGATGGCAATTACCGTGCTGAAAGCTCGGTGTCGCAGCAGGAAGTTATCGTCATGGCCATTCGCATGATGGGGCTTGAAAGTGAAGTGAAAGCACTCAAAGGGACAACTGTATTCCCAGATTATTTGAAGGTCGATGACTTTTTTAACGGATATGTAGCTGTTGCCTTAAACAAAGGTTTAATTAAGTTGGATGAAGAAAAGCTGCTTCCGAACAACACCAAAACAAAATGGGGAGCCCGCAACGCTAGTCGGGAATGGGTAGCCAAAATTACAATCCGCGCCATCGGACAGCAGGCAACAGCAGACAGCTTGGCATCCGCTCCGACTTCTTTTACCGATAACAGCGACATAGCTTATTCCAATTTAGGCTATATTAATTCTGCTGTTTCATTGAAAATTGTTGACGGCTTTGAAGATGGATCCTTCAAGCCTGGAGGCGCGGTAACGCGTGCACAAATGGCAGCATTCCTCAGCCGCTCGCAAAAAAATCTGGCCTCATTGCCTGCACGTGCAGTAAAGGGATATTTAAACAGCCTTACAAGCGGAAGCATTTCCATTATGGATAAAAACGGGGATATCAGCAATTATACATTATCCAATGATACTGTTTTTTACGGCAACAAGAACGATGACACTATTGTTCCCTCCAGCATCCAGCCATCTTATGAAGTTTCCTTGATTCAAGTTAATGGGACCGCATATTTCGTTGAAGTTTTGAAGGATGAGCTGCAGATGGATGTCCAATCAGGAACTTTGTTCAAGGTAAACCTGAACGATCTTACTCTCACTTATTACAGTGACGTAGTGAAGGATTATGTGCAAAAAGAGTTGGCTGCAGATGTAACGGTTACCGACAAGGATGGCCGTGGTCTGAGTTTGGATTCATTATTGAAAGACAGCATCATTGAGCTAAAAAAGAACAAAATTTCAAAAAGTCCAAAAATCACGCAAATTGTGGTCAAGCAGGTGCCAATCAACAAAAAAGCGGAAGGCACCCTTCAAGTAATTTCAAAGAGCGACAATAAACTCACCCTGCTTGAAGCCTCAACTAATTCAGTTGAAAGCTTTCCAGTTTCCAGTCAAGCGATCATCGCCTCCACGGATAACACTCTGATTAATCTGGACGGGCTGCATGTAGGGGATACGATTTCCTACGATGTGGTAAACAGCCAAATCGCCAGGATTACCGTTAAAAAACAGGTGGATGTTGGTGTTACAGTAGCCGGAACTTTTCAGGATCTTAACTCAGATAAAACCACCATCAATTATATTAAAACAGCAGGTGGAATTCTATCCGCAGACTTTTTAGCAAATAATGTTCAAGTGGTCATCGATGGACTTCCAAACGCAGGATTGTTTGATTTGGAAAAAGGCGATTTAGTCACTTTGGAAAAGCTGAATAATAAAGTAACGAGAATTACGGCTACGAATCGCGCAGTAGCCAACAATTATTTTGCGAAAATAATCAGTTATGATGCACCAACCAAATATCTATTCGTGCAAGACAGTAAGGGCGATCCCCAAGCTTACACACTGACAGATAAAACGATTATCAATTACATGGGCACTTCTTTACCTTTCTCAAATTTTTCCAGCATGTTTACGAGTGGTAAAAGAATTGATTTGAAGGTTTCGAACGGTAAGGTGATCTCGGTTGATTATTCAACTCAGATCGATGGCTCTATAAGCCAACTGAATGTTTCGACGAATGATTTTGCAATCAAGACAAACAGTGGTCAACTGCTTAGCTTCAAGAATATTTATCAGCCCGCTGTTGAAATTCCGAACAAATCCACCAGCACGATTTCTGATCTGCTGGTCGGAGACCCAGTTAGCATTACACTAAGCTATGATCAGAACACGATCAACAAAATTGTTGTAAATAAATCTTTTGCTTACAAAATTGCAATTACCAATACAGCCGCCAATAAGGTTACAGTAGTCAATGATGCTGGAGCACTTGTAACATATGATTTAACTGGGGTTCCACTAGTAAATCAAACTAGTCAATCTGCGGCAGCGATTACGGATTTCACCAAAGATGAATATGTAAAGCTGACCTTTAAGGGTTCAGCTATAGCAAAAGCCGAAGTCGTCACTCCGATTCGCGGTAAAATTACGGCCTTGGATGCGGCCAGCTCCAGTATTACAATTCAGGATTTCAGCGGCAGCAACAAAGTCATCAGTTTTGGCGCGAATTACCTGCTGAAGCAAAACGGCGGAAATGTGGTCAGCTTTGATGCTCTGAAGATCGGCGACCGTGTACAAATTATGAAAGACGCGAGTGATAAGCTGCTGATTCAGGTAGCCAGCTCCGCGCAAAGAGTATTTTCTTTTTATGACAATGTACTGAACCAACTGAATGTACTGCCTGCCGCTTCTTCAGATAAAACCAGATTTAATCTCTATGCCAAAGTGTATATCCATAAAGATACACAATCCATGACTTTAGGCTCGCTTGCGGCCAATGATTCAATATCCATTTATGTAGTGGATGATCAAATTATTGAAATCCAAAAGCAATAA
- a CDS encoding ABC transporter ATP-binding protein, protein MYQDDELLDKPFDWKQVKRLGSYMRPYAKQILPIIIIMMIVGAITKLTVPLLISYSIDHAIKGKDSKLLFLLVGIMLAVYVIQWAANSFRIRYTNMIGQKVIFDLRHELFSHIQLLSFRFFDKRPAGSVLVRVTNYVNSLQELFTNGVVNLMIDCVQLVGIMVILLAINVKLGAAIIITVPLMFLVSTKLRKTIRKAWQVVTIKQSRINSHLNECIQGIRVTQAYTQEKENIVFFDNMNMDNRLSWNKASMLNQTFGPIIEVTGALGYCILFWLGATLIQSQEITIGLLVAFATYIGYFWEPINRMGQMYSQLLIAMASAERIFETIDEVPSVAELPNAKKLKSIKGNVTFDNLVFEYEPGRPALKGISLDVEAGQSIALVGHTGSGKSTIMNLLCRFYDPVEGRVLIDGQDIRHVTLNSLRSQIGVVLQDTFIFSGTIRDNIRFGRLNATDEEVELAAKAVHAFDFITNLPNGFDTEVQERGNVLSMGQRQLISFARALLADPQILILDEATASIDTETELKIQEALKTLLAGRTSFIVAHRLSTIRSADKIIVLDHGKVMESGDHEQLMQQQKIYHGLIQAQYKFLDAI, encoded by the coding sequence ATATACCAGGATGACGAGCTGCTGGATAAGCCTTTTGATTGGAAGCAAGTAAAACGTTTGGGCAGCTATATGAGGCCTTATGCTAAACAAATTCTACCGATCATTATCATCATGATGATTGTTGGGGCTATAACGAAATTGACCGTTCCCCTGCTGATCAGTTATTCGATTGACCATGCGATTAAAGGCAAGGATAGCAAGCTTCTGTTCCTGTTGGTAGGGATCATGCTGGCTGTGTATGTGATTCAATGGGCAGCCAATAGCTTCCGCATTCGATACACGAACATGATCGGGCAGAAAGTGATTTTTGATCTACGCCATGAGCTTTTCAGCCATATTCAGTTGCTTTCCTTTCGTTTTTTTGATAAAAGGCCAGCAGGCTCGGTGCTCGTCAGAGTGACCAATTATGTAAACTCACTGCAAGAATTATTTACGAACGGCGTAGTCAATTTGATGATTGACTGTGTTCAGCTGGTTGGGATTATGGTCATTCTACTCGCTATCAACGTCAAGCTTGGTGCGGCGATCATTATTACGGTACCTTTAATGTTTCTTGTTTCAACCAAACTGCGCAAAACTATTCGTAAAGCCTGGCAGGTCGTAACCATAAAGCAATCCAGAATCAACTCCCATTTAAATGAATGTATCCAAGGCATACGAGTTACACAGGCCTATACGCAGGAAAAGGAAAACATTGTTTTTTTCGATAATATGAATATGGATAACCGGCTTAGCTGGAATAAAGCGTCCATGTTAAATCAAACATTCGGTCCGATTATTGAAGTGACGGGAGCATTAGGGTATTGCATTCTGTTTTGGTTAGGCGCTACTTTAATCCAGTCGCAGGAAATCACTATAGGTTTGCTAGTTGCTTTCGCCACCTATATCGGTTACTTCTGGGAGCCCATCAACCGCATGGGACAAATGTACTCTCAATTGCTGATCGCAATGGCCTCTGCAGAGCGGATTTTTGAAACGATCGATGAAGTGCCGTCCGTTGCCGAGTTGCCTAATGCGAAGAAGCTGAAGAGCATCAAAGGTAATGTCACTTTTGACAATCTGGTGTTTGAGTACGAGCCGGGCCGTCCCGCATTGAAAGGGATTAGCTTGGACGTTGAAGCTGGACAATCCATCGCATTGGTCGGGCATACCGGTTCCGGCAAAAGCACTATTATGAATCTTTTATGCCGATTCTATGATCCCGTAGAGGGAAGAGTGCTTATAGACGGTCAGGATATCCGTCATGTTACGTTAAACAGCTTGCGCTCACAAATTGGCGTCGTGCTGCAGGATACTTTTATTTTTTCGGGAACGATCCGCGACAATATTCGATTTGGCCGTTTGAATGCGACGGATGAAGAAGTTGAGCTAGCTGCCAAAGCGGTTCATGCCTTTGATTTTATTACAAATTTGCCAAATGGCTTTGATACGGAGGTACAGGAGCGGGGAAATGTGCTGTCAATGGGACAGCGGCAGCTGATTTCCTTTGCCAGAGCGCTGCTCGCAGATCCGCAAATTCTCATCCTGGATGAAGCAACTGCCAGCATCGATACCGAAACGGAACTGAAGATCCAGGAGGCGTTAAAGACGCTCCTGGCTGGCCGGACCTCATTCATCGTGGCGCATCGCCTTTCAACGATTCGCAGTGCCGACAAAATCATCGTGCTGGATCACGGCAAAGTGATGGAAAGCGGCGATCACGAGCAGCTGATGCAGCAGCAAAAAATCTACCACGGGCTGATCCAAGCTCAGTATAAGTTTTTGGATGCGATCTAA
- a CDS encoding dynamin family protein: protein MMNKAVGGELRMSDALHRIQEELQEAGDLNNAGKMQELLDKISSNRMNIAFCGHFSAGKSTIINQLCGHPLLPSSPIPTSANIVSIRNGVSGASVTHKLSGEEERIELEQLDKYAVNGTDIEHVEITYPLPFLGEHTAFLDTPGIDSTDHAHEQSTKSALHLADVVFYIMDYNHVQSEINLAFTKKMKEWGKPLYLIVNMIDKHKEHELPFPQYQEGTLQAFRSWGIEPDGILYVTMKQQDHPQNEWKKLRYLLRALMERGEELRLYSIDASSRYLIGEHGEWCAEQNEPVKAELREAMGSAAETEAVRQEAEAVRFELDRLHRLPEELVTGVRKQISSIIDNANITPALTRVRAEAYLQSRKPGFKTGLFARAAQTAAEIEKRLLAFQLDLAEQVEAQLDWHLRDALTKATGTYGLPAKPLTAEIEALHIDVTPQWLAEQVNPGAVFGGEYTINYTKQVAAEVKQLYRKRAYAVIDLLAAECREQSTQAASGLAAQLAALEGQLSAYRQLQRLEHDEAAAQRELLQIASWRKPLPPALPDLQQFAAIEDQAAAPLGGELYVSSMDTILAAAGASAALGAAAQPEAAAFGVSVFTDGEHGGRLERKAAALLAASSLIEAQPAMGSIARSLRGKAERLRQRTFTIALFGAFSAGKSSFANALMGERILPVSPNPTTAAINRIVPPEEGWPHGTARVKMKTADVILQDVMYSLDLLGVTVQDMPSALDCIRDLSPSQITVKGKPHYSFLRAVEKGWNEASPNIGQDLRITKEQFPEYVADETKSCFVERIELFYANPLTDLGIILVDTPGADSINARHTGVAFNYIKNADAILFVTYYNHAFSGADREFLLQLGRVKDSFEMDKMFFIVNASDLASTQEELSGVVQHVTNNLLQHGIRHPRIYPISSYLAAEGKINGSEEQIQQSGIRPFEADFVCFTYDELSEIAIHAADRELSRAIHIMAQWIQSSQEGEDQRNQRITQLKLAEQQVHTYLENSDIVTEIKELSKEIQELLYYVKQRTLFRFGELYRLAFNPSSFREASLDPKQVLISAWKELQGMIAHDLSQEVLATTLRVENRINLLAAKRFKEWEQQISNRLDGYESSAYESQPFVTPEVLAGLEMPEVPSKLMMGLFKNAKHFFEGEGKDQLRSELESRMNEPVAEQLEKQRKELEQAYVIQMQNWLQELKELHQRQLSEHVHGLHDALEMKVDVNVLNAIQQQLKELLN from the coding sequence ATGATGAATAAAGCTGTCGGCGGCGAATTACGGATGTCCGATGCGCTGCACCGCATCCAAGAGGAACTGCAGGAAGCCGGCGACCTTAACAACGCAGGTAAAATGCAAGAACTGCTTGATAAAATAAGCTCCAATCGGATGAACATTGCTTTTTGCGGACACTTCTCGGCGGGAAAGTCGACGATCATCAATCAGTTATGCGGCCATCCGCTGCTGCCGTCCAGCCCGATTCCAACGAGCGCCAATATTGTAAGCATCCGCAATGGGGTGTCCGGCGCTAGTGTGACCCATAAGCTGAGCGGGGAAGAGGAACGGATAGAACTGGAACAACTGGATAAGTATGCTGTGAATGGAACCGATATTGAACATGTAGAGATAACCTATCCACTGCCGTTTCTCGGTGAGCATACGGCATTCCTGGATACACCAGGAATTGATTCGACAGACCATGCGCATGAGCAGTCGACCAAATCGGCGCTGCATCTGGCGGATGTAGTTTTTTACATCATGGACTATAACCATGTGCAGTCGGAAATCAATTTGGCTTTCACTAAGAAGATGAAGGAGTGGGGCAAGCCGCTTTATCTTATTGTGAACATGATCGATAAGCATAAGGAGCATGAGTTGCCTTTTCCGCAGTATCAGGAAGGAACCTTGCAAGCTTTTCGCAGTTGGGGCATTGAACCTGACGGGATTTTGTATGTCACGATGAAGCAGCAGGATCACCCGCAGAACGAGTGGAAGAAGCTCCGCTATCTGCTTCGAGCGTTAATGGAACGCGGTGAGGAGCTTCGTCTTTACAGCATAGATGCGTCATCTCGCTATTTGATTGGCGAGCATGGCGAGTGGTGTGCGGAGCAAAACGAGCCCGTTAAGGCCGAGCTGCGCGAAGCCATGGGCTCAGCGGCCGAAACAGAGGCAGTGAGACAAGAGGCTGAAGCGGTGCGGTTCGAGCTGGACAGGCTGCACAGACTGCCCGAAGAGTTGGTTACAGGCGTACGCAAACAGATAAGCAGCATTATTGATAATGCGAATATTACCCCGGCGTTGACGCGGGTTCGGGCTGAGGCTTACCTGCAAAGCCGTAAGCCTGGGTTTAAGACAGGGCTGTTTGCGAGAGCTGCGCAAACGGCTGCCGAAATAGAGAAACGCCTGCTGGCGTTTCAATTGGATCTGGCTGAACAGGTTGAGGCTCAGCTCGATTGGCATTTGCGGGATGCCTTGACCAAGGCGACCGGTACGTATGGGCTTCCAGCGAAGCCGCTAACGGCGGAGATCGAAGCACTTCATATCGACGTGACGCCGCAGTGGCTTGCGGAGCAGGTGAATCCGGGAGCGGTGTTCGGCGGAGAGTACACGATTAACTATACGAAGCAGGTCGCTGCTGAAGTCAAGCAGCTGTACCGCAAGCGTGCCTATGCGGTCATCGATCTGCTCGCGGCCGAGTGCCGCGAGCAATCCACGCAAGCCGCAAGCGGGCTTGCGGCGCAATTGGCGGCGCTGGAGGGCCAGCTCAGCGCCTACAGGCAGCTGCAGCGGCTCGAGCACGACGAAGCCGCCGCGCAGCGCGAGCTGCTGCAAATCGCAAGCTGGCGGAAGCCTCTTCCGCCGGCTCTGCCGGATTTGCAGCAGTTCGCGGCCATCGAGGACCAAGCAGCAGCCCCGCTGGGCGGGGAGCTGTACGTGTCCTCGATGGACACGATCCTGGCTGCCGCCGGGGCCTCGGCAGCCTTGGGCGCGGCCGCGCAGCCGGAGGCCGCAGCCTTTGGCGTTAGCGTGTTCACGGACGGTGAACACGGAGGGCGCTTGGAGCGCAAAGCCGCAGCCCTGCTGGCGGCTTCGAGCCTGATCGAGGCGCAGCCGGCGATGGGCTCGATAGCGCGCTCCCTGCGCGGCAAGGCAGAACGTCTGCGCCAGCGGACGTTCACGATCGCGTTGTTCGGCGCCTTCAGCGCCGGCAAATCGTCGTTCGCCAACGCACTGATGGGCGAACGGATTTTGCCGGTGTCGCCGAACCCGACCACGGCGGCGATCAATCGGATTGTGCCGCCGGAGGAAGGATGGCCGCATGGCACGGCCCGAGTCAAAATGAAAACAGCGGACGTCATCCTGCAGGACGTCATGTACTCACTGGATCTGCTCGGTGTAACGGTCCAAGATATGCCAAGCGCTTTGGATTGTATTCGGGATTTGTCTCCTTCACAGATAACTGTGAAAGGTAAACCCCACTATTCGTTTCTAAGAGCTGTGGAGAAAGGCTGGAACGAAGCCAGTCCGAACATCGGGCAGGATTTACGGATTACCAAGGAACAATTTCCGGAGTATGTGGCGGACGAGACCAAGTCCTGCTTCGTGGAAAGAATTGAGTTGTTCTATGCGAACCCTTTAACGGACCTCGGTATCATTTTGGTCGATACACCCGGAGCTGATTCGATCAATGCACGCCATACGGGAGTAGCTTTTAATTACATCAAAAATGCCGACGCCATCCTTTTCGTGACCTATTACAATCATGCCTTTTCCGGGGCTGATCGAGAATTTCTACTGCAGCTGGGACGCGTGAAAGACAGCTTTGAAATGGATAAAATGTTTTTCATCGTCAATGCGTCTGATCTGGCCTCAACGCAGGAAGAGCTGAGTGGAGTCGTTCAGCATGTGACAAACAATTTGCTCCAGCATGGTATTCGCCATCCGCGCATTTATCCCATATCCAGCTATCTGGCGGCTGAAGGAAAAATAAACGGCAGCGAAGAGCAGATTCAGCAATCGGGAATTCGCCCCTTCGAAGCGGATTTTGTGTGTTTTACTTATGATGAGTTAAGTGAAATCGCCATTCATGCGGCAGACAGAGAGCTCTCACGTGCCATTCATATCATGGCTCAGTGGATTCAAAGCTCACAGGAAGGCGAAGATCAGCGCAATCAACGGATAACGCAATTAAAACTGGCGGAGCAGCAAGTGCACACGTATTTGGAGAACTCCGATATTGTGACGGAAATCAAGGAATTGAGCAAAGAAATTCAAGAGCTGCTGTATTATGTAAAACAACGCACCCTGTTTCGTTTTGGAGAATTGTACAGGCTGGCCTTCAATCCCTCTTCCTTCCGGGAGGCGTCTTTGGATCCGAAGCAAGTTTTGATATCCGCATGGAAAGAACTGCAGGGCATGATCGCCCATGATTTGTCGCAAGAGGTACTGGCAACTACACTGCGCGTGGAGAATCGGATCAATCTACTTGCGGCCAAGAGATTTAAGGAATGGGAACAACAAATAAGCAACCGGTTGGACGGATATGAATCGAGCGCTTATGAATCTCAGCCCTTCGTGACACCCGAAGTTCTCGCCGGATTGGAAATGCCTGAGGTACCCTCCAAGCTCATGATGGGTTTGTTCAAAAATGCGAAGCACTTTTTTGAAGGCGAAGGCAAGGACCAGCTCCGGTCAGAGCTGGAAAGCCGAATGAACGAGCCAGTAGCCGAGCAGCTGGAAAAGCAAAGAAAAGAACTGGAGCAAGCATATGTGATTCAGATGCAGAATTGGCTGCAAGAATTAAAAGAGCTGCACCAACGGCAGCTGTCTGAACATGTACACGGACTGCACGACGCATTAGAGATGAAAGTAGATGTCAATGTGTTAAATGCGATACAACAACAATTGAAAGAATTACTGAATTAG